A genomic window from Pocillopora verrucosa isolate sample1 chromosome 7, ASM3666991v2, whole genome shotgun sequence includes:
- the LOC136282134 gene encoding uncharacterized protein: protein MDSEDVLGDDGRKGLNACVKVRTCCVAQLQEYDRQTALERLRGCYGGPFPGGFDSWLLFDPLKIYDVRNGHNISEVKRYDINVIHEALLNFDKVKYVEKYPNKENPRKENLIATIDKRRDNVSREIEEAEVNPDGQRKYSWIVAQRIVRDCYAGNFAGDVGLLKQKVGEGYSIIDIFNAVKAIDDEGRLLKYPEDKGDGAKELKNAIEANWEELTEEYEDAIENPCRKREYSRSGAERRVRDCFAGTLREDTNIFPNKRNSREATFNIFDIKSAIDNFDEKKLIDKYPKPGQGKDEMRKNVDDQRAGILTEYEETIKLATISYGTGFLIGNGLAITNEHVIRRYLNGEERYGLFISNEVIHCLPSKVVLVDDENDLALLHCPNLNLNYTEIRSFKLCGVDLLIGQSVFVLATHLPIWEKQHFLWRERSLGTRKNSIKSHW from the coding sequence ATGGATAGTGAAGATGTACTTGGCGACGATGGACGTAAAGGTTTGAATGCATGTGTTAAGGTTCGGACCTGTTGTGTGGCACAACTTCAGGAATACGATCGGCAGACTGCGCTCGAACGATTGAGGGGTTGTTATGGAGGTCCCTTTCCAGGCGGATTTGACTCGTGGCTTCTATTCGACCCACTCAAGATCTATGATGTTCGAAATGGACATAATATTTCGGAAGTAAAAAGATATGACATCAATGTAATTCATGAAGCACTTCTTAATTTTGACAAGGTGAAGTACGTCGAAAAATACCCTAATAAGGAGAacccaagaaaagaaaatttgatcgCAACTATCGACAAACGAAGAGATAATGTCTCCAGAGAGATCGAGGAGGCCGAAGTTAACCCTGATGGGCAACGCAAGTATTCTTGGATTGTAGCGCAGCGAATAGTACGGGATTGTTACGCTGGAAACTTTGCCGGTGATGTGGGGCTTCTGAAACAGAAGGTTGGAGAGGGGTACTCTATCATTGACATTTTTAACGCTGTCAAAGCGATTGATGACGAAGGGCGACTCCTCAAATATCCAGAAGATAAAGGGGATGGAgctaaagaattaaagaatgcAATCGAGGCAAACTGGGAGGAACTTACGGAAGAGTACGAGGATGCTATTGAAAACCCTTGTAGGAAACGTGAATATTCCCGCAGCGGAGCTGAACGTCGAGTAAGAGACTGTTTTGCAGGTACTCTTAGAGAAGATACCAACATCTTTCCTAACAAACGAAACAGCCGAGAGGccactttcaatatttttgacatAAAGTCTGCTATTGATAATTTTGATGAGAAAAAGCTGATTGACAAATACCCAAAACCGGGACAAGGGAAAGACGAAATGAGGAAGAACGTTGATGATCAAAGAGCTGGCATTCTGACGGAATATGAAGAAACCATCAAATTGGCAACGATAAGTTATGGAACTGGGTTTCTCATCGGCAATGGTTTGGCTATTACTAATGAACACGTGATCCGAAGATATCTTAATGGTGAAGAGAGGTACGGACTCTTCATTTCTAATGAAGTAATTCACTGCCTACCCTCTAAAGTTGTTCTTGTTGACGACGAAAATGATTTAGCTTTACTACACTGCCCCAATCTTAATTTGAATTACACTGAAATTCGCTCATTTAAGTTGTGTGGTGTAGACTTACTAATAGGCcagtcagtttttgttttggctacCCACCTACCCATATGGGAGAAACAGCACTTTTTGTGGAGGGAAAGGTCGCTGGGTACAAGAAAGAACTCTATAAAGAGCCACTGGTGA
- the LOC131779660 gene encoding pinin, with product MATVAELQRDLELAREGLKSVDENIKKLTGRDPSEFRPAAGRRVSLKRDFTERNIGLGQGLAAKRRDSTGAPGRLWSRVVRTRTSQELTRPSSRLDSEGEEDEDDADKPAIQSSVVATPTPSRLKRDTITKTDDKTKSRNKRMFGMLLGTLQRFKDDSAQKTDKEIRREEINKKLEEAEQKEKEELSSQRKELFTERRTKQAALRLLQRKVDMAELQEEWDKHGEKLSHFIMTKANPPIFYLPAKHNDKTQKLLEESTRTVKRAMAKRRAEIEEEQELEEERMKNARLSVSNEGEIESKGERVESTDGSRDVEMKEESQEEVPGRQRKKSEGRDPENGVKEERNIQEERHAVGVENMEEDVGEID from the exons ATGGCGACTGTGGCGGAGCTACAACGTGACTTAGAATTAGCGAGGGAAGGGCTGAAATCTGTCGATGAAAACATCAAGAAACTTACTGGTAGAGATCCTTCGGAGTTCAG GCCAGCGGCAGGAAGGCGAGTGTCACTGAAGAGAGACTTCACAGAGAGGAACATTGGACTTGGACAAGGGCTGGCAGCTAAACGACGTGATTCAACTGGTGCACCGGGAAG actCTGGAGCCGAGTGGTGAGAACAAGGACTTCACAAGAGCTGACCCGCCCTTCCTCACGTCTGGATAGTGAAGGTGAAGAAGATGAGGATGATGCAGATAAG CCTGCTATCCAGTCCTCAGTTGTAGCCACACCCACACCATCTCGCCTCAAGAGAGACACCATCacaaaaacagatgacaaaacAAAGTCAAG aaataAGAGAATGTTTGGCATGTTGCTTGGAACTCTACAAAGGTTCAAAGATGACAGTGCTCAGAAAACAGATAAG GAAATAAGGAGAGAGGAAATCAATAAGAAGCTTGAAGAAGCTGAgcagaaagagaaagaagaactGTCATCTCAAAGAAAGGAGTTATTCAcagaaagaagaacaaaacaagcaGCACTTAGATTGTTACAGAGAAAAGTTGATATGGCTGAATTg CAAGAAGAATGGGATAAACATGGCGAAAAATTAAGTCACTTTATCATGACCAAAGCCAACCCTCCCATCTTCTACCTTCCAGCCAAACACAATGACAAGACACAGAAACTCCTGGAGGAATCTACAAGAACTGTGAAAA GAGCAATGGCTAAAAGAAGAGCAGAAATAGAAGAGGAACAAGAACTAGAGGAAGAGCGAATGAAGAACGCCAGGTTGTCTGTATCTAATGAGGGTGAGATTGAGAGTAAGGGGGAGAGAGTTGAAAGCACAGACGGTAGTAGGGATGtggaaatgaaagaagagaGTCAAGAGGAAGTACCCGGgagacaaagaaagaaaagtgaggGTAGAGATCCTGAGAATGGGGTTAAAGAGGAGAGGAATATTCAGGAAGAGAGACACGCTGTAGGGGTAGAAAACATGGAGGAAGATGTGGGAGAGATAGACTAG
- the LOC131779661 gene encoding ATP synthase subunit s, mitochondrial — protein sequence MNHPTLLRTWRNVAVKGITGSIGKRSFYTWLNFVFNRVDEERIKEFGADRVAAEWILRCGGAVKFRNFEKWTQNYNAIPDGPKGKFFLEAISAKGISVTTGGLQHLDRLQHLRLLNVNSCVYVTNVNKLLPVKESLEELDIGNCVAISDISPLFELKKLRKLILTNTPKIKQREETIASLQKRLPDCVIEE from the exons ATGAAT CATCCTACGTTACTTAGAACTTGGAGAAATGTAGCTGTCAAAGGAATAACTGGAAGCATTGGCAAAAGGTCATTCTACACATGGCTTAACTTTGTCTTCAACAG AGTTGATGAAGAACGAATTAAAGAATTTGGAGCTGACAG gGTAGCAGCTGAATGGATATTACGTTGTGGAGGGGCTGTCAAATTtaggaattttgaaaaatggaCCCAGAATTATAATGCCATACCAGATGGCCCCAAGGGGAAGTTTTTTCTTGAAGCAATCAGTGCCAAAGGAATAAGTGTAACCACTGGAGGTCTTCAGCATCTTG ATAGATTGCAGCATCTAAGACTTCTGAATGTTAACAGCTGTGTGTATGTAACCAATGTGAACAAACTTCTTCCTGTGAAAGAAAGTTTGGAAGAGCTGGACATTGGGAACTGTGTTGCCATATCAGATATATCACCACTCTTTGAACTAAA aaaattaagaaaactcATCCTTACTAACACACCAAAGATTAAACAAAGAGAGGAAACCATTGCATCTTTACAGAAGAGACTGCCTGACTGTGTTATTGaagaataa
- the LOC131779676 gene encoding actin maturation protease yields the protein MSCTSAHAFDVRRQCLEIISDITNKQEDSSVDDINLARKWLLYYREVPTRLQGKLPRCGLSAVSMAAELINLKRIVGDYNVVSSAQKPYEEELNNLLTLAKSRGFSNQGEMYSAENLAHLAEEFYGVKCSVISNAFEDQHSTVSQLLKGSAVLVPYDADKNNKPCLENGHRAHWALLTGVLCELCDNSIDWTLFEQDVDVPMLFCVSPLQSFVLPPNCKLGHVYFCVKHGKSKHTVVWTLESLKSSNANLLELDPKRRLAGNCIVPRDGLRVGLCQKIVLMSGKS from the exons ATGAGTTGCACGAGTGCACACGCTTTCGACGTTAGGAGACAGTGCCTTGAGATTATCTCAGACATAACAAATAAACAGGAAGACTCGTCGGTAGACGATATAAACCTGGCAAGGAAATGGCTTCTCTACTATAGAGAGGTACCAACAAGACTTCAGGGAAAACTACCGCG GTGTGGGTTGTCAGCTGTTAGCATGGCAGCGGAATTGATAAATTTAAAGAGAATAGTGGGTGATTACAATGTTGTATCATCTGCACAGAAACCGTACGAAGAGGAATTGAACAACTTACTGACATTGGCAAAATCCAGAGGTTTTTCTAATCAAGGAGAAATGTATTCGGCAGAAAATCTTGCTCATCTTGCTGAGGAGTTTTATGGTGTGAAATGCTCAGTCATAAGTAATGCATTCGAGGATCAACACTCCACTGTCTCTCAATTACTTAAGGGATCAGCTGTGCTTGTCCCGTATGATGCTGATAAGAACAATAAACCCTGTTTGGAGAATGGCCACCGAGCCCATTGGGCTTTGCTCACAG GTGTCTTGTGTGAACTGTGTGACAACAGCATCGACTGGACATTGTTTGAGCAAGATGTTGATGTTCCCATGTTATTCTGTGTAAGTCCATTACAATCATTTGTCTTACCCCCTAATTGTAAACTGGGACATGTTTACTTTTGCGTCAAGCATGGTAAATCAAAGCACACAGTTGTTTGGACCCTTGAGAGTTTAAAGAGTAGTAATGCAAATCTTTTGGAACTAGATCCGAAACGAAGACTAGCTGGGAATTGCATTGTTCCCAGAGACGGCCTAAGGGTTGGACTATGTCAGAAAATTGTACTTATGTCTGgaaaaagttag
- the LOC131779675 gene encoding uncharacterized protein has protein sequence MDSMESLPSSVRSHVSESLLDTDLKPSPEHSCMMRGEASAEIGNEMTNSSIQWPINLEMKPEHDKNDECVPRVTGLYQWFDNQALSEEASSVNVDQIEHPSASIQEILEASRLSKNKDLLQLLGEIGSGDDSLPGSYWQEVGGSDFNSQNAGFPVSGTDECPHFQDAQNFRTFLEPLPLVMSSLPGVMSSYNVAQPGDSIIWTGQNDTDTGRGVTLECIQAGEAFPFVPNSSTSQELRDITDDIRKQEEKKRKRRERNKQCSREFRRKQKVREQLLTRGKAEKEQILVERYKRIEKTSKILIKIATSSGACEKGQGIINMVAGLINKENLPCSVVKSNMAANRLVSHTQTQAL, from the exons ATGGATAGCATGGAATCTCTACCATCCTCGGTTCGCTCTCATGTAAGCGAAAGCTTGCTAGATACTGATTTGAAACCCTCGCCAGAGCACAGTTGCATGATGCGAGGTGAAGCGTCAGCCGAAATCGGCAACGAAATGACCAATAGTTCCATCCAATGGCCAATTAACCTTGAGATGAAACCGGAACATGACAAGAATGACGAATG TGTTCCAAGGGTAACAGGCTTGTATCAGTGGTTTGATAATCAGGCATTATCGGAAGAAGCGAGTTCTGTCAATGTAGACCAAATAGAACATCCATCGGCTTCAATCCAAGAAATACTGGAGGCAAGTCGCTTGAGCAAAAATAAGGACCTTTTGCAGCTTCTTG GTGAGATTGGATCGGGTGATGATTCTTTGCCAGGGAGTTACTGGCAAGAAGTAGGAGGCAGTGACTTTAATTCTCAAAATGCTGGCTTCCCAGTAAGTGGCACAGATGAGTGCCCGCACTTTCAAGATGCTCAGAATTTTCGAACATTTCTGGAACCACTGCCTCTAGTCATGTCTTCCTTACCTGGTGTGATGAGTAGCTACAATGTTGCACAACCTGGGGATAGCATTATTTGGACTGGGCAAAATGATACAGACACAGGAAGAGGGGTGACTTTGGAGTGTATTCAAGCAGGAGAAGCTTTTCCTTTTGTACCAAATTCATCGACAAGTCAAGAACTCAGAGACATAACTGACGATATA AGAAAACAGGaggagaagaaaagaaaaagaagagagcGGAACAAGCAGTGCAGCCGAGAATTTCGCAGGAAACAGAAAGTCAGAGAGCAGCTCCTGACGAGGggaaaagcagaaaaagaacaaattttggTGGAGCGATATAAAAGGATAGAGAAAACAAGTAAAATTCTCATCAAAATTGCTACAAGCAGTGGAGCATGTGAAAAAGGACAAGGTATTATCAACATGGTGGCTGGCTTGATCAATAAAGAGAACTTGCCGTGTAGTGTGGTCAAAAGTAATATGGCTGCTAACAGATTGGTTAGCCACACCCAAACACAAGCCTTGTAA